A stretch of the Paenibacillus dendritiformis genome encodes the following:
- a CDS encoding KH domain-containing protein — translation MEELVYVIARALVDHPEEVRVKAVEKDHIIVYELHVHPDDVGKVIGKQGRIAKALRTVVTSAAVTLPKRVAVDIIS, via the coding sequence ATGGAAGAGTTAGTGTATGTTATCGCACGCGCTTTGGTCGATCATCCGGAGGAGGTCCGTGTGAAGGCCGTGGAGAAAGACCATATCATTGTATATGAGCTTCACGTCCATCCTGACGATGTCGGGAAGGTAATCGGGAAGCAAGGTCGAATTGCCAAGGCGCTTCGCACGGTCGTCACATCGGCAGCCGTTACGCTTCCAAAAAGGGTTGCCGTAGACATTATTTCTTAA
- the ffh gene encoding signal recognition particle protein, translated as MAFEGLTSRLQNVFGKLRGKGKVTEDDVNEAMREVRLALLEADVNFKVVKEFINKVKEKAVGQEVMKSFTPGMVIVDIVNKELTELMGGTAAKLAKANKPPTVIMMAGLQGAGKTTTSGKLAKLLQKQNHKPLLVAADIYRPAAIKQLEVLGAQINVPVFSLGDQVSPVEIARQAMEHARANHLDYVIVDTAGRLHIDEALMEELKQIHATVNPDEVLLVVDAMTGQDAVNVAESFNQQLALTGVVLTKLDGDTRGGAALSVKAVTGCPIKFAALGEKIDALEPFHPERMASRILGMGDMLSLIEKAQANIDADKAKEMEMKMRNAAFTFDDFLEQMQQVKKLGPIDQILDMIPGMNKMKQTANLKVDERQMGRIEAIVRSMTNEERQDPDLINHSRRKRIAAGSGTSLADVNRLIKQFDEMRRMMKQFTEMMGPKGPKMMKNLKSKAGKGMRFPFR; from the coding sequence ATGGCATTTGAAGGACTAACGAGCCGGCTGCAGAATGTCTTCGGCAAGCTGCGCGGCAAAGGGAAAGTAACCGAAGACGACGTCAACGAAGCGATGCGCGAGGTGCGCCTAGCGCTGCTGGAGGCCGACGTCAACTTCAAGGTCGTCAAGGAATTCATCAATAAGGTGAAGGAGAAGGCGGTCGGCCAGGAAGTGATGAAGAGCTTCACGCCGGGCATGGTCATCGTTGACATCGTCAACAAGGAGCTGACCGAGCTGATGGGCGGAACGGCCGCCAAGCTGGCCAAGGCGAACAAGCCGCCGACGGTCATCATGATGGCCGGCTTGCAAGGCGCCGGGAAGACGACCACGTCCGGGAAGCTGGCGAAGCTGCTGCAGAAGCAGAACCATAAGCCGCTGCTGGTCGCGGCCGACATTTATCGGCCAGCCGCCATCAAGCAGCTGGAGGTGCTCGGCGCGCAGATTAATGTGCCGGTCTTCTCCCTGGGCGATCAGGTCAGTCCGGTAGAGATTGCGCGCCAGGCGATGGAGCATGCGCGCGCCAATCATCTCGACTATGTGATCGTCGATACGGCGGGCCGCTTGCATATCGATGAGGCGCTGATGGAGGAACTGAAGCAGATTCACGCGACAGTGAATCCGGACGAAGTTCTGCTCGTCGTCGATGCGATGACCGGTCAGGATGCGGTCAATGTCGCGGAGAGCTTCAACCAGCAATTGGCGCTTACCGGCGTCGTGCTGACGAAGCTGGACGGCGATACGCGCGGCGGCGCGGCGCTGTCGGTCAAGGCCGTGACAGGCTGTCCGATCAAGTTCGCCGCTCTCGGCGAGAAGATCGATGCGCTTGAGCCGTTCCATCCGGAGCGGATGGCTTCCCGGATTCTCGGCATGGGGGACATGCTGTCGCTTATCGAGAAGGCGCAGGCGAACATCGATGCGGACAAGGCGAAGGAAATGGAGATGAAAATGCGCAATGCCGCATTTACGTTCGACGATTTCCTGGAGCAGATGCAGCAGGTGAAGAAGCTCGGCCCGATCGATCAGATTTTGGACATGATTCCGGGCATGAACAAGATGAAGCAGACGGCCAATCTGAAGGTGGATGAACGCCAGATGGGCCGGATCGAGGCGATTGTGCGCTCGATGACGAATGAGGAGCGGCAAGATCCCGATCTTATCAATCATAGCCGGCGCAAGCGGATCGCTGCAGGCAGCGGAACATCGCTGGCCGACGTCAACCGGCTGATTAAGCAGTTCGACGAGATGCGCCGGATGATGAAGCAGTTCACCGAGATGATGGGGCCGAAAGGTCCGAAGATGATGAAGAATTTGAAGAGCAAGGCCGGCAAAGGAATGAGATTTCCTTTCCGCTGA
- the trmD gene encoding tRNA (guanosine(37)-N1)-methyltransferase TrmD, which yields MRIDVLTIFPEMCEGVFRSSILGKAQEKGLVTLNAVNFRDYSGNKHQTVDDYPYGGGGGMVLKPEPIFAAVEAVIAQAEAERAPLPQEGQAGAADGPNDPNRQERKRPRVILMCPQGEPFTQAKAEELARESHLILVCGHYEGYDERIREHLVTDELSIGDYVLTGGELPAMVVTDSVVRLLPGVLGNESSAVTDSFSTGLLEYPHYTRPAEFRGWTVPDVLVSGHHAKVEQWRKEQSLRRTVERRPDLLESIELDEADRKLLERIIAERQDNEANKN from the coding sequence ATGCGCATCGATGTATTGACAATCTTTCCGGAGATGTGCGAGGGCGTGTTCCGCTCGAGCATTTTGGGGAAAGCGCAGGAGAAAGGGCTTGTCACCTTGAATGCGGTCAACTTCCGCGATTATTCCGGGAACAAGCATCAGACGGTGGACGATTATCCGTACGGCGGCGGCGGGGGCATGGTGCTGAAGCCCGAGCCGATCTTCGCGGCCGTTGAAGCGGTAATCGCGCAGGCGGAGGCGGAGCGGGCGCCGCTTCCGCAGGAAGGGCAAGCCGGGGCAGCGGACGGGCCGAATGACCCGAACCGTCAGGAACGTAAGCGCCCGCGGGTCATCTTGATGTGTCCGCAAGGCGAGCCGTTCACCCAGGCGAAGGCGGAGGAGCTGGCGCGGGAATCGCATCTGATTTTAGTCTGCGGCCATTACGAAGGCTACGATGAGCGAATCCGCGAGCATCTCGTTACCGACGAGCTCTCGATCGGCGATTATGTGCTGACCGGCGGCGAGCTGCCGGCAATGGTCGTCACCGATTCCGTCGTTCGCCTTCTGCCGGGCGTGCTCGGCAATGAGTCTTCGGCGGTGACGGATTCTTTCAGCACCGGCCTGCTGGAATATCCGCATTATACGCGGCCGGCTGAGTTCCGCGGCTGGACGGTGCCGGACGTGCTGGTGAGCGGCCATCATGCGAAGGTGGAGCAGTGGCGCAAAGAGCAGTCCTTGCGGCGCACCGTGGAACGGCGTCCGGATCTGCTCGAATCCATCGAGCTCGACGAAGCGGATCGCAAGCTGCTGGAGCGCATCATCGCGGAACGGCAGGACAATGAAGCAAATAAGAACTAG
- the rpsP gene encoding 30S ribosomal protein S16 → MAVRIRLKRIGAHKAPFYRVVVSDSRSPRDGRFIEEIGYYNPVAQPAVVNIDEEKALKWLQTGAQASDTVRNLLSQAGVMKKFHEQKYQK, encoded by the coding sequence GTGGCAGTACGTATCCGTCTGAAACGTATCGGTGCTCATAAAGCTCCGTTCTATCGTGTCGTTGTATCTGACTCCCGCTCTCCGCGTGATGGTCGATTCATCGAGGAAATCGGTTACTACAATCCGGTAGCTCAACCGGCAGTCGTTAACATCGACGAAGAAAAAGCGTTGAAATGGCTGCAAACAGGGGCACAAGCTTCTGACACCGTTCGCAACTTGCTTAGCCAAGCTGGCGTCATGAAGAAGTTCCATGAGCAAAAATACCAGAAGTAA
- the rimM gene encoding ribosome maturation factor RimM (Essential for efficient processing of 16S rRNA): protein MSEQLYTVGKLVNTHGIRGDAKILASTDFPEERFASGSELILQHPETKESLTVTVERARPQKNVYIVKFKNFDNINDVERYKGWSLYVTADQQKELPENEYYYHEIIGCRVVTDEEKELGVISEILAPGANDVWVVKPAKGKSILLPAIPDVILDVDIPGKLVKVHLMEGLL from the coding sequence ATGTCTGAACAATTGTATACCGTCGGCAAGCTGGTCAATACGCACGGTATTCGCGGCGATGCCAAAATATTGGCAAGCACCGACTTCCCGGAGGAGCGTTTCGCCTCGGGCAGCGAGCTGATTTTGCAGCACCCGGAGACGAAGGAGTCGCTCACGGTCACCGTGGAACGCGCGCGGCCGCAGAAAAATGTCTACATTGTCAAATTCAAAAATTTCGACAACATCAATGACGTGGAGCGTTATAAGGGCTGGAGCCTCTATGTGACCGCCGATCAGCAGAAGGAACTGCCGGAGAACGAATACTACTATCATGAGATTATCGGCTGCCGCGTCGTCACCGACGAAGAGAAGGAACTGGGCGTGATTAGCGAAATTCTGGCCCCCGGAGCGAACGATGTATGGGTCGTCAAGCCTGCGAAGGGCAAATCGATTCTGCTTCCGGCGATTCCGGATGTCATCCTCGATGTCGATATTCCCGGCAAGCTGGTGAAGGTCCATCTGATGGAGGGGCTTCTGTAA
- a CDS encoding putative DNA-binding protein yields MNEEHVLEKTNRVNMLFDFYEPLLTEKQQTFLKCYFQDDFSLGEIAAEFGISRQAVYEHIKRAEQTLGSYESKLGLVAKYERRKQLLDALRDELNEILGMPDPQRAELQKIIRELQALD; encoded by the coding sequence ATGAACGAGGAACATGTTCTGGAGAAGACGAACCGCGTCAATATGCTGTTCGATTTCTACGAACCTCTCTTGACGGAGAAGCAGCAGACGTTCCTGAAATGTTATTTTCAAGACGATTTTTCATTAGGCGAGATCGCCGCTGAATTCGGCATTAGCCGCCAGGCGGTGTATGAACATATTAAGCGGGCGGAGCAGACGCTCGGCTCCTATGAGAGCAAGCTCGGATTGGTAGCGAAGTATGAACGCCGGAAGCAGCTGCTGGATGCGCTGCGCGACGAGTTGAATGAGATATTGGGTATGCCCGACCCGCAGCGTGCGGAACTGCAGAAGATTATCCGTGAACTGCAGGCGTTGGATTAA
- a CDS encoding alpha-L-fucosidase, whose amino-acid sequence MTLTAREQRIQWFNHDRFGMFIHWGLYAIPARGEWVRSFERISVEDYEKYFNSFNPVNYDPKAWAKAAKAAGMKYAVMTTKHHDGFCLFDSALTDYKATNTPAGRDLIREYADAFRAEGIKVGFYYSIIDWHHPDYPAYGDRQHPMRDNAEFKDRPQDFNRYLDYMHGQVKELLTNYGTIDVLWFDFSYEEMTGEKWKASELVKMIRELQPNVLIDNRLGGNIKAREPEIYAGDFASPEQLLPPHGIVNEDGKPIPWEACITLNHHWGYHAHDRDYKTPKQVVRGLVECVSKNGNMLLNVGPNAKGEIPQLSLDVLTEVGAWMRANGDSIYGCGAAALSKPEWGRYTQKGNKLYAHILDRGIGPIALQGLNGRVKEARLLADGAEVNIQTPWNAVDYPDYLFINIPTAQLPDDVDTVIELTLEDGE is encoded by the coding sequence ATGACGTTAACCGCACGCGAGCAGCGTATACAATGGTTCAATCACGATCGCTTCGGCATGTTTATCCATTGGGGATTATATGCGATTCCCGCCCGAGGCGAATGGGTTCGCAGCTTCGAGCGCATTTCGGTCGAGGATTACGAGAAATATTTCAACAGCTTCAATCCGGTAAATTACGATCCGAAGGCATGGGCCAAGGCCGCCAAAGCGGCAGGCATGAAATACGCGGTCATGACGACCAAGCATCATGACGGCTTCTGCCTATTCGACAGCGCTCTCACCGACTATAAAGCGACGAATACGCCGGCGGGCCGCGATCTGATTCGCGAATATGCAGATGCTTTCCGTGCCGAAGGAATCAAGGTCGGCTTCTATTACTCGATTATTGATTGGCATCATCCGGACTACCCGGCCTATGGCGATCGCCAGCATCCGATGCGGGACAACGCGGAGTTCAAGGATCGCCCGCAAGACTTCAACCGCTATCTCGATTATATGCACGGCCAGGTGAAGGAGCTGCTGACCAACTACGGGACGATCGACGTGCTGTGGTTCGATTTCTCTTACGAGGAGATGACCGGGGAAAAATGGAAGGCGAGCGAGCTGGTGAAGATGATTCGCGAGCTGCAGCCGAATGTGTTGATCGATAACCGGTTGGGCGGCAACATCAAGGCCCGCGAGCCGGAAATCTATGCGGGCGATTTCGCTTCGCCGGAGCAGCTCCTGCCGCCGCATGGCATCGTCAACGAGGACGGGAAGCCGATTCCATGGGAAGCGTGCATTACGCTGAATCATCATTGGGGCTATCACGCGCATGACCGCGACTACAAGACGCCGAAGCAGGTGGTTCGCGGCCTCGTCGAATGCGTGAGCAAGAACGGGAACATGCTGCTGAATGTCGGTCCGAATGCGAAGGGCGAGATTCCGCAGCTATCGCTTGACGTGCTGACGGAAGTCGGAGCCTGGATGCGGGCGAACGGCGACAGCATCTATGGCTGCGGGGCGGCAGCCCTGAGCAAGCCGGAATGGGGACGGTACACGCAAAAAGGCAATAAGCTGTACGCGCATATTTTGGATCGGGGCATCGGCCCGATCGCGCTGCAGGGCTTGAATGGCCGCGTAAAGGAAGCGCGCTTGCTGGCCGACGGCGCCGAGGTCAACATCCAGACGCCGTGGAATGCGGTCGACTATCCGGATTATCTGTTCATTAATATTCCGACGGCCCAGCTCCCGGACGACGTCGATACCGTCATCGAGCTGACGCTGGAGGATGGCGAATAA
- a CDS encoding helix-turn-helix domain-containing protein translates to MGKPELLQRYLANVRLSVTDAYYTKCNPGWRESDFVPEFNRMYLIRSGEGRIVIDGTAYNPGPGQMVIMPARVLQSYGTISARTYEKYWCHFTALMGERHLFQSMRIPYCLTLPEDVFREAESHFERLIRCHAGGDWTAELNKQAMLIELLSLYFRTAGLERIDLPSSQTLDKLNLALQMMHEHLSERLNVQQLAERVHFHPNYFITLFREHMGESPVQYMNRMKIERAKQLLLTTALTVTEVADAVGLDVYYFSRLFKNSTGFNPTSFKAAHKTEAK, encoded by the coding sequence ATGGGAAAGCCGGAGCTGCTGCAGCGCTATCTGGCCAATGTGCGGCTGAGCGTGACCGACGCATATTATACGAAATGCAATCCCGGCTGGCGCGAATCGGATTTTGTGCCGGAATTCAACCGGATGTATCTCATACGAAGCGGAGAAGGGCGAATCGTGATCGACGGAACGGCCTATAATCCCGGACCTGGCCAAATGGTCATCATGCCAGCCCGCGTCCTTCAGTCCTATGGAACGATAAGCGCTCGTACATATGAAAAATATTGGTGCCACTTCACCGCCTTGATGGGCGAACGCCATTTGTTCCAATCGATGCGGATTCCGTACTGCCTTACATTGCCGGAAGATGTGTTCCGGGAGGCGGAGAGCCATTTCGAACGGCTTATCCGGTGCCATGCGGGCGGAGACTGGACGGCGGAGCTGAACAAACAGGCGATGCTTATCGAGCTGCTCAGCTTGTACTTCCGGACGGCGGGTCTGGAACGCATCGATCTGCCTTCGTCCCAGACCTTGGACAAGCTGAATCTGGCCCTGCAGATGATGCACGAGCATCTGTCGGAGCGGCTGAATGTACAGCAGTTGGCGGAACGGGTCCATTTTCACCCGAATTACTTCATTACGTTGTTCCGGGAGCATATGGGGGAGTCGCCGGTTCAATATATGAACCGGATGAAAATCGAGCGGGCGAAGCAGCTGCTGCTCACGACGGCGTTGACGGTAACCGAAGTGGCCGATGCGGTTGGACTGGATGTATATTATTTCTCT